Proteins encoded together in one Nitrospirae bacterium YQR-1 window:
- a CDS encoding MBL fold metallo-hydrolase yields MIENINWLGHDCFKITGEKTIYTDPYNIKKSDKADLIFISHSHFDHFSLEDISKISDKNTQFVVTHDCAFKLSGRYVKVALPGDKLTVSGIEIEAVPAYNTNKSFHPKSNNWLGYIFKVNGVKVYMAGDTDRIPEMSTLKNIDIALLPVSGTYVMTADEAAEAASDIKPKMAVPMHYGTVVGTKADAEKFSSLLKGKVEVHILNAL; encoded by the coding sequence ATGATAGAAAATATTAATTGGCTGGGTCATGATTGCTTTAAAATAACCGGAGAGAAAACGATTTATACTGACCCGTACAACATTAAGAAATCCGATAAGGCTGATTTGATTTTTATAAGCCACAGCCACTTTGACCACTTTTCGCTGGAAGACATAAGTAAAATAAGCGATAAAAATACACAATTCGTTGTCACGCATGACTGTGCATTTAAACTTAGCGGTAGATATGTTAAGGTTGCACTTCCCGGAGATAAACTTACCGTTTCAGGGATAGAAATTGAAGCTGTGCCTGCCTACAATACCAATAAGAGTTTCCATCCAAAATCTAACAACTGGCTGGGATATATATTTAAGGTAAACGGTGTAAAAGTTTACATGGCTGGAGATACTGACAGGATACCGGAGATGAGTACCCTGAAAAACATTGATATAGCGCTTCTTCCCGTAAGCGGCACATATGTTATGACCGCTGATGAGGCGGCAGAGGCGGCCTCTGATATAAAACCTAAAATGGCTGTCCCCATGCACTATGGCACCGTGGTGGGAACTAAGGCTGATGCCGAAAAGTTTTCATCATTACTTAAGGGAAAAGTTGAGGTTCATATTCTTAATGCTCTTTAA
- the nth gene encoding endonuclease III, which produces MLFNESKNKVDEIISKLRVNFPNPQCALNFTTAFELLVATILSAQCTDVRVNIVTKALFKKYPTIDDFANADLSTLEEDIKTTGFFKNKAEAIKTCSHRIIEDYACNVPNTIEELTKLPGVGRKTASVVLAVAFSIPAIPVDTHVLRITNRLGLVNSKNPEKVEMTLRQIIPQEQWIAFSLSTVLFGRSTCKAINPQCSKCFLNALCPWPDKKA; this is translated from the coding sequence ATGCTCTTTAATGAATCAAAAAACAAGGTTGACGAAATCATTTCAAAACTAAGGGTTAATTTTCCCAATCCTCAGTGTGCTCTGAATTTCACAACTGCCTTTGAGCTGCTTGTAGCAACCATTCTCTCCGCCCAGTGTACCGACGTAAGAGTTAATATAGTGACAAAGGCACTTTTCAAAAAATACCCTACTATCGATGACTTTGCAAATGCCGATTTAAGCACACTTGAGGAGGATATAAAAACAACAGGGTTTTTCAAAAATAAAGCCGAGGCGATAAAAACCTGCTCTCACAGAATTATTGAAGATTATGCTTGCAATGTTCCCAACACGATAGAGGAATTAACTAAATTGCCCGGTGTTGGAAGGAAAACGGCAAGCGTGGTTTTAGCTGTAGCCTTCTCAATTCCCGCAATACCGGTTGACACTCACGTATTAAGAATAACCAACCGTCTGGGGCTGGTTAATTCTAAAAATCCTGAGAAGGTTGAAATGACCCTGAGACAAATAATCCCGCAGGAGCAGTGGATTGCATTTTCCCTCAGCACTGTCCTCTTTGGCCGCTCAACATGCAAAGCAATAAACCCCCAATGTTCTAAATGCTTTCTGAATGCGTTATGCCCGTGGCCGGACAAAAAAGCCTGA
- a CDS encoding biotin--[acetyl-CoA-carboxylase] ligase has protein sequence MDIESNLCKDISLVPENIIASDLRCLKRPIGCYNIMYIPETGSTNDLAKTMAKQKNAPHGTVIISDCQHSGRGKGRSQWFSPPGLNIYISVILRPETGFPQTLMNVISSLSVVSAIKETCNLTVWPKWPNDIYCGNKKLGGILAESSVAGNSLSYIVTGIGINVNVTAFPDSLNDTATSISLETNKNFERGNIVESLLKYFINYCEQLKHDKHSLVKTWESISRTINSTITIQTVSEALSGRAVGINEDGFLIVKKPDGTSVLLKSGEITHVVGN, from the coding sequence ATGGATATTGAGAGTAATCTCTGTAAAGACATTTCACTTGTTCCTGAAAACATCATAGCTTCTGATCTGAGATGCCTTAAGAGGCCCATTGGCTGTTACAATATCATGTATATACCTGAAACCGGCTCTACCAACGATTTGGCCAAAACCATGGCTAAACAAAAAAATGCTCCACATGGAACTGTGATTATTTCAGACTGCCAACACAGCGGGCGCGGTAAGGGCCGCAGTCAGTGGTTTTCACCCCCGGGGCTAAATATCTACATCTCTGTCATATTGAGGCCGGAAACAGGCTTTCCACAGACCCTTATGAATGTCATCAGCTCACTATCTGTTGTCTCAGCCATTAAGGAGACATGCAATCTAACAGTTTGGCCTAAATGGCCAAACGACATTTACTGCGGCAATAAAAAACTTGGAGGTATCCTGGCTGAATCATCAGTGGCAGGCAACTCACTGTCTTATATCGTTACCGGTATCGGCATAAATGTTAATGTCACAGCGTTTCCCGATTCGTTGAATGACACCGCTACAAGTATCAGTTTGGAGACTAATAAAAACTTCGAAAGAGGAAATATTGTAGAGTCTTTATTAAAGTATTTTATTAACTATTGTGAGCAATTAAAACATGATAAACACTCTCTGGTTAAAACATGGGAATCCATCAGCCGGACGATAAATTCCACTATTACTATTCAAACAGTATCTGAAGCACTCAGTGGCAGAGCTGTTGGTATAAATGAAGATGGATTTCTGATAGTTAAGAAACCTGATGGAACAAGTGTTTTACTAAAGAGTGGGGAGATTACCCATGTTGTTGGCAATTGA
- a CDS encoding type III pantothenate kinase, with translation MLLAIDIGNTNVKAGIIGQPGVLEKISIPNESFRKKVQNPFNNYTVGGKITDIAVMSVVPGISVHVVDCAREYFGIEPVLITKATESGVKFSVRYPQKVGIDRVAVALAAVEAFKGPSLTVDFGTVTSISVMDGDGVFSGGALLPGIRLLSESLHNHTAMLPLVQLEGIKPSALGKDTEEAVLSGVFYGTAGAVDNITREIERELGYNISIAVTGGNAPLMESFLREVDLYDLNLSLKGLGLLYERLSKGI, from the coding sequence ATGTTGTTGGCAATTGATATCGGAAACACTAATGTGAAGGCCGGCATTATCGGACAGCCCGGTGTTTTGGAGAAAATATCAATTCCAAATGAGTCATTCAGGAAAAAAGTGCAAAATCCTTTTAATAATTATACCGTAGGCGGCAAAATTACGGATATTGCCGTGATGTCGGTTGTTCCGGGTATTTCCGTACATGTTGTGGATTGTGCAAGGGAATATTTTGGAATTGAGCCGGTTTTGATTACCAAAGCAACGGAGTCAGGGGTAAAATTCAGTGTCAGGTATCCGCAGAAAGTGGGAATTGACAGAGTGGCTGTGGCGCTTGCCGCTGTTGAGGCCTTTAAAGGCCCCTCATTAACAGTGGATTTTGGCACCGTGACATCAATAAGTGTAATGGATGGAGACGGTGTGTTTTCCGGAGGAGCACTCTTGCCGGGAATCAGACTACTTTCAGAGAGCCTTCATAACCACACCGCAATGCTTCCACTTGTTCAACTTGAGGGGATAAAACCGTCTGCACTGGGAAAGGATACGGAAGAAGCGGTTCTCTCCGGAGTTTTTTATGGAACGGCGGGGGCGGTAGATAACATTACACGTGAAATTGAAAGAGAATTAGGTTATAATATAAGTATAGCGGTAACGGGTGGCAATGCTCCATTAATGGAGTCCTTTTTAAGGGAAGTTGACTTGTATGATTTGAACCTTTCTCTGAAGGGGCTCGGACTTCTTTATGAACGACTAAGTAAGGGGATATAA
- a CDS encoding universal stress protein, which translates to MEIRKILVPTDFMEGASWAADYASDLAKRYGASIYVFHVIYDVAGAVGWYLPQLSYDEFYKDIEENAQKELQLIYEQQLKDVESVSRHIARGNPADEILKFADTNSIDLIVMGTHGRKGIDRMIFGSTAEKVVRNAKCPVLTTRIQSE; encoded by the coding sequence ATGGAGATAAGGAAAATATTAGTACCGACGGATTTTATGGAAGGCGCATCGTGGGCTGCGGATTACGCATCAGACTTAGCAAAGCGTTATGGTGCCTCAATCTATGTTTTCCATGTGATTTACGACGTTGCCGGCGCTGTGGGATGGTACCTGCCACAGTTGTCTTATGATGAGTTCTATAAGGACATAGAGGAGAATGCTCAGAAGGAACTTCAATTGATCTATGAGCAACAGCTTAAGGATGTGGAATCAGTCTCCAGGCACATAGCCAGAGGGAATCCGGCAGATGAAATTCTTAAATTTGCAGACACCAACAGCATAGACCTTATAGTGATGGGAACTCATGGCAGAAAAGGCATTGACAGGATGATTTTTGGCAGTACGGCGGAAAAGGTGGTAAGAAATGCCAAGTGTCCGGTTTTGACAACACGTATCCAGTCTGAGTAA
- a CDS encoding geranylgeranyl reductase family protein: MFKYDVHVAIVGGGPAGATAARVLGRASVETVLIERNPDNEKPCGGGLISTAFDEFEIPQSLITKEVHSLEIISPKGAMQEIDLEGAYVSIINRREFDKALRQEAQRAGVDVITGTVTGVSVDRGGVALRINSQGWQRTLRARYVIAADGVNSTVRRAVTGTSPSRIFTTHEVIPDRGVTKCRFQFGKLYAPGFYAWIFPHHNGISVGTGTVDTAAAGLCLDNFIKDSGIKTVGKRRGYFIPVWDGSAYYKSGVFFVGDAAGQVLPVTYEGICYAMKSAKLAAEAIINDRPKNYKKHWQSKYRKHFILMRALQSYFLQSDEAAEELVSIHGRADIREASMGLWTQKTISLKEITTLTTKLLKRYFFGN; the protein is encoded by the coding sequence ATGTTTAAATATGACGTACATGTGGCGATAGTGGGGGGGGGCCCGGCAGGTGCCACAGCAGCCAGGGTGCTTGGACGGGCCTCCGTGGAGACGGTATTAATCGAGAGAAATCCTGATAATGAAAAACCTTGCGGTGGCGGGTTAATATCCACGGCTTTTGATGAGTTTGAAATACCACAGTCTCTAATCACTAAAGAAGTCCATTCCCTTGAAATCATATCTCCTAAGGGTGCGATGCAGGAGATAGACCTGGAGGGCGCATATGTGTCGATAATCAACCGCAGGGAATTTGATAAAGCACTTAGACAAGAGGCGCAGCGGGCAGGTGTTGATGTAATTACAGGTACTGTTACCGGAGTTTCCGTTGACAGAGGTGGTGTGGCGCTTAGGATTAATTCTCAGGGGTGGCAGAGGACATTAAGGGCCCGGTATGTGATTGCCGCCGATGGTGTAAACTCCACTGTAAGAAGGGCGGTAACCGGCACTTCCCCCAGCCGTATATTTACAACTCATGAGGTTATCCCTGACCGGGGCGTAACAAAGTGCCGTTTTCAATTTGGGAAACTTTATGCACCTGGGTTTTATGCATGGATTTTCCCGCACCATAACGGAATATCGGTAGGAACCGGCACGGTGGACACCGCTGCCGCCGGACTGTGTCTGGATAATTTTATTAAAGACAGCGGCATTAAAACAGTTGGCAAACGGAGGGGATACTTCATTCCGGTCTGGGACGGTAGTGCCTACTACAAAAGCGGGGTCTTTTTTGTGGGTGATGCGGCAGGGCAGGTGCTTCCTGTAACCTATGAGGGAATATGCTATGCCATGAAGTCGGCCAAACTGGCTGCTGAAGCTATAATAAATGACAGGCCGAAAAATTACAAAAAACACTGGCAATCGAAATACAGAAAACACTTTATTCTTATGAGAGCGCTTCAGAGTTATTTTTTGCAAAGTGATGAGGCAGCCGAGGAGCTTGTGTCAATTCATGGCAGGGCTGATATCAGAGAGGCTTCTATGGGCCTCTGGACTCAAAAAACTATAAGCTTAAAGGAAATCACCACCTTAACGACAAAGTTACTTAAAAGGTATTTTTTTGGAAATTAA
- a CDS encoding TonB family protein — protein MFKRYIILSALFHIILILLLTYVYKKEKKPWVPPPITAKIVTKEADFPRVPDSDKTERADSEEKTKGAGQPQQPAAAAPQSESRRASPSQRPQPPSQHSAKTQPAGKPQQPKVDVKPHRSQGETEKPHAPAKTEITGSEADSAGAAKTATPSRGQKPSPPSVANLFDKDIIAKHSQITGVKQGKDRTYGAEKDTGLSFEVEDMKYEGYMRRLREMIEASWIYPPDALKRKITGDLQLSFTINKNGTLGQVYVFRTSGNRSLDDAAVQSIKDASPFWPLPNEWQMETFTIRGRFVYHIYDMDRRR, from the coding sequence ATGTTTAAACGCTATATAATTCTCTCAGCCTTATTTCACATAATTCTGATTTTACTTCTGACATATGTTTACAAAAAAGAAAAAAAACCGTGGGTACCTCCGCCCATAACGGCTAAGATAGTAACAAAGGAAGCTGATTTTCCGAGGGTTCCAGACTCAGACAAGACGGAGAGAGCAGATAGTGAAGAGAAAACAAAGGGGGCGGGACAGCCGCAGCAGCCGGCAGCGGCGGCGCCTCAGAGTGAGTCACGTAGGGCATCACCGTCACAAAGGCCGCAGCCGCCGTCTCAGCATTCTGCAAAGACGCAGCCTGCTGGTAAACCACAGCAACCAAAGGTTGACGTTAAACCACATAGGAGCCAAGGAGAGACAGAAAAACCACACGCCCCCGCTAAAACAGAAATCACCGGCTCTGAAGCCGACAGCGCCGGTGCAGCGAAAACCGCAACTCCGTCAAGGGGGCAAAAACCCTCACCTCCAAGCGTTGCAAATCTCTTTGATAAAGATATAATCGCTAAACACTCACAGATTACCGGTGTTAAACAGGGTAAGGACAGGACTTATGGAGCGGAGAAAGACACAGGTTTGTCTTTTGAAGTTGAGGATATGAAATATGAGGGATATATGAGAAGACTACGTGAGATGATAGAAGCCTCATGGATATATCCTCCGGATGCTTTAAAGCGCAAAATAACCGGAGATTTGCAGTTGAGTTTCACAATAAACAAAAACGGGACTCTTGGGCAGGTTTATGTGTTTAGGACCTCAGGAAACCGCAGCCTTGATGATGCCGCAGTACAGTCAATCAAAGATGCCTCGCCGTTTTGGCCGCTACCCAATGAGTGGCAAATGGAAACGTTTACAATTAGAGGGCGTTTTGTTTACCATATTTATGATATGGACAGGCGGCGGTAG
- a CDS encoding glycosyltransferase family 39 protein, protein MESVYFAKRKIRYILALLGLCATFACIAVVSVKDDGLTIDEIVHIPSGFAALRDQNFIINLEHPPLYKMIAAVPLLFQNINYKTDLIFSGSEYESNEINTFYTLNKSNYDNILFAGRVALIVFNTFLLFILGMLLRQIISPVPALLGVFFIAFEPNFFAHARYITTDAGVALFSVLSLTAFGIFLKKQRSTYLYLTALFLGAALLSKFSAILIYLFILVFQIFYELKQFFKPDGVKTFKKIFFNSALILIAPWLLVYLVIFGAAMHVNTNQLNYKIKNGLHTTESTSETSIFLRPVFIYKIGFNHVTIRSRLGHQQSHLPQYLNGEVRVNKGWWYYFPLALLYKETPTLLVLFALSLILFWRKNTEAHPLEKLLLFFSGIYLCVSITSDLNIGIRHILPMITSLTLQAIMLLSRQQFWLKYKLWYGAVAFQLFSLISIYPYYTAYFNVFAGGPANGYKHLLDSNLDWGQNLKRLYFWAQKNKIESITVHSWMETYSDLFDEGKIFKHRLSSENGKPKGYLAISITAIELGGKFLPKGYERLERMYLRNMKPVAVVAHSFLVYHFP, encoded by the coding sequence ATGGAATCTGTTTACTTTGCAAAAAGAAAAATACGTTACATCTTAGCACTTCTGGGATTGTGTGCAACGTTTGCTTGTATCGCCGTAGTTAGTGTCAAAGATGACGGACTTACTATTGATGAAATAGTTCATATCCCCTCGGGCTTTGCCGCTCTCAGGGACCAGAATTTTATAATAAACCTGGAGCACCCACCATTGTATAAAATGATTGCGGCAGTACCGTTGCTTTTTCAGAATATCAATTATAAAACCGACCTCATATTTTCCGGTTCAGAATACGAATCGAATGAGATTAACACTTTTTATACCCTCAACAAAAGTAACTATGACAATATTTTGTTTGCCGGACGTGTGGCACTAATCGTATTTAACACATTTTTACTATTTATCTTAGGTATGCTTCTAAGACAAATAATCTCACCTGTGCCGGCATTGCTTGGTGTATTTTTTATTGCCTTTGAACCAAACTTTTTTGCACATGCCCGTTATATTACAACCGATGCCGGTGTCGCCTTATTTTCAGTGCTTTCACTGACCGCCTTTGGCATTTTCCTGAAAAAACAACGGAGCACGTATCTTTACTTAACCGCTTTATTTTTGGGGGCGGCACTCTTAAGCAAATTCTCTGCAATACTCATTTATTTATTTATTTTAGTTTTCCAGATTTTTTATGAGCTTAAACAATTTTTTAAGCCTGACGGAGTAAAAACATTTAAAAAGATCTTTTTTAATTCTGCTCTGATTCTGATTGCACCATGGCTTTTAGTTTATCTGGTTATTTTTGGGGCCGCCATGCACGTAAACACAAATCAGCTCAATTATAAGATTAAAAACGGCCTGCACACTACAGAGTCAACCAGTGAAACAAGTATTTTCTTAAGGCCGGTATTTATATATAAGATTGGTTTTAATCATGTCACTATACGTTCCCGGTTAGGACATCAGCAGAGTCACCTGCCCCAATATCTAAACGGTGAGGTCAGAGTTAATAAAGGCTGGTGGTACTATTTCCCTTTAGCTTTGCTCTATAAAGAAACCCCAACTCTGCTGGTCTTATTCGCTCTGAGTTTAATACTGTTTTGGCGGAAAAACACTGAAGCACACCCTCTGGAGAAACTCCTGCTGTTTTTTAGCGGAATCTACCTTTGTGTATCTATAACCTCTGACCTCAATATAGGCATCCGCCATATTCTGCCGATGATTACCTCTCTTACTCTTCAGGCGATTATGCTCTTGTCACGCCAACAGTTTTGGTTAAAATATAAACTATGGTATGGAGCTGTAGCTTTTCAGCTTTTCAGCCTGATTAGCATCTATCCATACTATACAGCTTATTTCAATGTTTTTGCCGGAGGCCCCGCTAATGGTTACAAACATCTGCTTGATTCTAACCTGGACTGGGGGCAAAATCTCAAACGGCTTTATTTTTGGGCTCAGAAAAACAAAATAGAGTCAATTACCGTTCATTCATGGATGGAAACTTATTCCGATCTTTTCGACGAAGGAAAGATATTTAAACACCGGCTGAGTAGCGAAAACGGCAAGCCTAAAGGCTATCTTGCTATCAGTATTACTGCTATTGAGTTGGGTGGAAAGTTTTTACCCAAAGGCTATGAACGTCTGGAAAGAATGTATCTGAGAAACATGAAGCCCGTTGCAGTCGTTGCCCACAGCTTCCTTGTGTATCATTTCCCTTAA
- a CDS encoding DUF2283 domain-containing protein: MDKVTVYYQKELDTMDIWFGKPEDEYICEEAGEGIIFKKNRDGMVIGIEKLYVSKTVDIDGKTIPFELVVA, translated from the coding sequence ATGGACAAAGTAACTGTATATTATCAAAAGGAACTTGATACTATGGATATCTGGTTTGGGAAACCAGAGGATGAGTATATTTGTGAAGAGGCTGGTGAAGGTATAATATTTAAGAAAAACAGAGATGGTATGGTTATCGGAATCGAAAAACTCTATGTAAGTAAAACTGTAGACATAGATGGTAAAACTATCCCTTTTGAGTTGGTAGTTGCATAA
- a CDS encoding GMC family oxidoreductase, producing the protein MSNTEYDVVVVGSGAGGGAIAWALSSQKIKVLLLEAGGFYNPAKDYLLDKPQWEQTGFPMKEPHEKFYSFGKMQKLNERFSSLAGFNHITGRSNKTNRRLAGTYHHLRAVGGSTLMFSGEAHRLNPNSMKMKTRFGVAADWPMEYTELEPFYQTVENIIGVSGQFDANALRPFSAPYPLPPHKISYSSSIIKEGALKHGISFVPNSLAILSKPYDGRPACNYCGGCLRGCMLTDKGSVDVTFIAKAIATGYLTIKTQSTAVSIEAGPNDKVVQVQYVDSKRNYQTAHGKIFVISCGAVHTPRLLLLSNNRYSPDGLCNDYGVVGHNFMETLSCTVSGLYDKRIESYRGLPADIISWDYNNPDSIKDVIGGCRFSAGSIETDFTGPINYALRVAGGWGKRHKDEMRNVFGNILTISAVGESLPNRRSYVGLNKKKRDAHGMPLPKICTYLDEMELNRLKFMLETSKEILNASGAGKIIEQNTSYDIFNSTHVFGTCRMGTDIKDSAVNQYCQSHRWKNLFVVDASVFPSSGGGQSPSLTIEALALRTAKYITDNLR; encoded by the coding sequence ATGAGTAACACTGAATACGATGTTGTGGTGGTCGGCTCTGGAGCAGGCGGAGGTGCCATTGCATGGGCTCTGTCGAGTCAAAAAATAAAGGTATTATTACTTGAGGCCGGGGGTTTTTATAATCCCGCAAAAGATTATCTGCTGGATAAACCACAGTGGGAACAAACCGGTTTTCCAATGAAAGAACCGCATGAGAAGTTCTATAGTTTTGGAAAGATGCAGAAACTAAACGAACGGTTTTCATCGCTTGCCGGCTTTAACCACATCACAGGGAGGTCAAACAAGACAAACCGGAGACTTGCCGGCACGTATCATCACCTGCGTGCAGTGGGCGGTTCAACCCTTATGTTTAGTGGTGAGGCTCACAGGTTAAACCCTAACTCGATGAAAATGAAAACCAGGTTCGGAGTGGCTGCCGACTGGCCGATGGAGTACACAGAGCTTGAGCCTTTCTATCAAACAGTGGAAAATATCATAGGTGTATCCGGACAATTTGATGCCAATGCTTTAAGGCCTTTCAGTGCCCCCTACCCTCTCCCACCCCACAAGATAAGCTACAGCAGCTCAATTATAAAGGAAGGCGCCCTTAAACATGGTATCAGCTTTGTGCCGAATTCTTTGGCTATATTATCAAAACCCTATGATGGCCGCCCTGCGTGCAATTACTGCGGAGGCTGTCTGCGAGGGTGCATGTTAACCGACAAAGGCAGCGTTGATGTTACTTTCATTGCAAAAGCAATTGCCACAGGATACCTGACGATAAAAACTCAATCCACAGCCGTAAGTATTGAGGCAGGCCCAAATGACAAGGTAGTACAGGTTCAATATGTGGATAGCAAGAGAAATTATCAGACGGCACATGGTAAGATATTTGTAATATCCTGTGGAGCGGTACATACTCCACGCCTTTTATTGCTCTCCAACAACCGCTACAGCCCCGACGGTTTATGCAACGATTACGGAGTCGTCGGGCATAACTTTATGGAAACCCTTTCCTGTACAGTCTCCGGCCTTTACGATAAACGGATAGAAAGTTACAGGGGGCTGCCCGCAGACATTATCTCCTGGGATTACAACAATCCTGACTCAATAAAAGACGTAATCGGCGGTTGCCGTTTTTCAGCAGGTTCAATAGAAACGGACTTTACAGGCCCGATAAACTATGCGCTGAGGGTAGCCGGAGGATGGGGCAAGAGGCACAAAGACGAAATGAGGAACGTCTTTGGTAATATACTCACGATTAGTGCTGTGGGGGAGAGCTTACCAAATAGGAGATCGTATGTCGGGCTGAACAAAAAGAAAAGGGATGCCCATGGAATGCCGCTTCCTAAAATCTGTACATATCTGGATGAGATGGAATTAAATCGTTTGAAGTTTATGCTTGAGACTTCCAAAGAGATATTGAACGCATCCGGCGCCGGTAAGATAATTGAACAGAACACATCTTACGACATTTTTAACTCTACGCACGTATTTGGCACCTGCAGGATGGGAACAGATATAAAGGACTCGGCAGTAAACCAGTATTGCCAAAGCCACAGGTGGAAAAATCTGTTTGTTGTGGATGCAAGCGTGTTTCCCAGCTCCGGCGGCGGACAATCTCCGTCTCTGACTATCGAAGCGCTGGCCTTAAGAACCGCAAAGTATATTACAGACAATTTACGATAA
- a CDS encoding gluconate 2-dehydrogenase subunit 3 family protein — MKTILGGGLLLISGYLFKINLYPSRLTKDETDTLRVFFDVLIPGDESPPASALNVDKILISEIEQDKTLLLPARKTCKWLNALSNSSFNIKSFKLLDDANRQKIAGIASESTEGTVQRFFFDTTLRKALSHYYANPASWSSLRYNGPPQPNGFPEQSEAPVQL, encoded by the coding sequence TTGAAAACTATTTTGGGTGGTGGTTTACTTCTCATCTCCGGTTATCTGTTTAAAATTAATCTTTATCCATCCAGACTAACTAAAGATGAGACGGACACACTAAGGGTGTTTTTTGACGTGCTGATTCCAGGGGATGAAAGCCCACCGGCATCTGCGCTTAATGTGGATAAAATTTTAATAAGCGAAATTGAACAAGACAAAACCCTCCTGTTGCCGGCAAGAAAAACTTGCAAGTGGTTAAATGCATTGTCAAACAGCTCCTTTAACATTAAATCTTTTAAATTGTTAGATGATGCCAATCGCCAAAAAATAGCCGGCATAGCCTCAGAAAGTACAGAAGGCACAGTTCAAAGGTTTTTTTTTGATACAACTTTGAGAAAAGCTCTTTCTCATTATTACGCTAATCCCGCAAGCTGGAGCTCACTCCGCTACAACGGTCCCCCTCAACCAAACGGATTTCCGGAGCAGTCGGAAGCTCCGGTGCAGTTATAA